In a single window of the Magnolia sinica isolate HGM2019 chromosome 7, MsV1, whole genome shotgun sequence genome:
- the LOC131251109 gene encoding kinesin-like protein KIN-13A, which produces MGGQMHESNAAVAASLYDAGPASSDTGDAVMARWLQSAGLQHLASPLASTGIDHRLLPNLLMQGYGAQSAEEKQKLFKLLRNLNFNGESYCYRNP; this is translated from the exons ATGGGTGGCCAGATGCATGAGAGCAATGCTGCAGTGGCGGCCTCTCTGTACGATGCGGGGCCTGCGAGCAGTGACACAGGTGATGCGGTCATGGCACGGTGGCTCCAGTCCGCAGGGTTGCAGCATCTGGCTTCTCCATTGGCCTCGACTGGGATCGACCATCGCCTCCTTCCCAATCTCCTCATGCAG GGTTATGGAGCACAATCTGCCGAGGAAAAGCAGAAGCTTTTTAAATTGCTGAGGAACCTGAATTTCAATGGTGAATCGTATTGCTACAGAAACCCATAA
- the LOC131250566 gene encoding pentatricopeptide repeat-containing protein At2g02980, chloroplastic-like has translation MGGRKSNKVHEFDFKVVTNKRNVPSFHRDSLKNQQWKGILEIGHITIRGISKRKSSNVGEFDFESSDKHQKCEEFEIFINGGKQTSITSSREKELPERTELEERIQSLLQKCPNMKILRQIHAHLLTCALPFSPKSYALTKILAFCALSPSGDLAYARQVFAQIPNPNVFSWNSMIRGLTQVEKPSKEPISLYKEMLELGFAYPNSFTFAFVLKACAVVSAFEEGLQIHSHVFRHGLDSSPFVQTGLLNFYAKCEEIGCARGVFDEISERNLIAWSAMISGYARVGLVNEAFGLFREMQKVGICPDEVMMVSIISACAKAGALDLGSWIHAFIDRSRIKLDLELSTALVNMYAKCGCIERAVEVFDEMPNRDTQAWSSMIVGLAIHGLAEDTLEVFYRMGQAKVKPNQVTFIGVLSACAHSGLVYEGLRFWSCMLEYGVKPSMEHYGCMVDLLCHGGQVEEAYEFVETMPILPNSIIWRTLLVGCKNNWMLDKGERIAERLLELEPLNAENYVLLSNLYASNRQWEKVSYVRKKMKENGIKAMPGCSSIEVDGFVHEFVMGDESHPEAKDIREVLMDISEQVRLVGHEPWTSTVLHDVGEEEKESALFEHSERLAIAYGMLKTKAPVVIRVVKNLRVCGDCHEVTKIISKVYGREIIVRDRVRFHRFINGGCSCKDYW, from the exons ATGGGTGGAAGAAAAAGCAATAAGGTTCATGAATTTGATTTCAAAGTGGTAACAAACAAAAGAAATGTACCTTCTTTTCACCGTGATTCTCTCAAAAACCAGCAATGGAAGGGAATTCTAGAAATCGGACACATAACCATCAGAGGAATCAGCAAAAGAAAAAGCAGTAATGTTGGTGAATTTGATTTTGAAAGCAGTGACAAACACCAGAAAT GTGAGgaatttgaaatatttataaatgGTGGCAAACAAACATCTATCACTTCCTCCCGCGAAAAAGAACTACCTGAGAGAACAGAGCTGGAAGAGCGCATCCAATCCCTCCTTCAAAAATGCCCAAACATGAAAATCCTGCGGCAAATCCACGCCCATTTACTAACGTGCGCCCTACCCTTCTCCCCTAAATCTTACGCCCTCACCAAAATCCTCGCCTTCTGTGCTCTCTCCCCTTCCGGCGACCTTGCCTATGCTCGCCAGGTATTCGCCCAAATCCCGAATCCCAACGTATTCTCTTGGAATTCCATGATTCGGGGATTGACCCAAGTCGAAAAACCCTCCAAGGAACCCATCTCTCTCTACAAAGAAATGCTTGAATTGGGTTTTGCCTATCCGAACAGCTTCACGTTTGCCTTTGTCCTGAAGGCCTGCGCTGTCGTTTCGGCTTTTGAAGAAGGCCTGCAAATACATTCTCATGTTTTTCGCCACGGGCTTGACTCGAGCCCATTCGTGCAGACTGGGCTGTTGAATTTCTATGCGAAATGTGAAGAGATTGGGTGTGCACGTGGGGTGTTCGATGAAATTTCTGAGAGGAATTTGATCGCCTGGAGTGCGATGATTAGTGGGTATGCAAGGGTTGGGTTGGTTAATGAGGCTTTCGGCTTGTTTAGGGAGATGCAAAAGGTGGGGATTTGCCCGGATGAGGTTATGATGGTTAGTATCATTTCAGCTTGTGCAAAGGCGGGTGCACTGGATTTGGGGAGTTGGATCCATGCATTTATTGACAGGAGTAGGATTAAGCTTGATCTTGAGCTTAGTACTGCGCTTGTCAATATGTATGCAAAGTGTGGGTGTATCGAAAGAGCGGtggaggtgtttgatgaaatgcccaataGAGATACACAAGCTTGGAGCTCGATGATTGTTGGATTGGCTATTCATGGGCTTGCTGAGGATACACTAGAGGTTTTCTATAGGATGGGACAGGCCAAG GTAAAGCCTAACCAGGTGACCTTCATAGGTGTTTTGTCCGCTTGTGCCCATAGCGGATTAGTATATGAAGGGCTGCGATTTTGGTCATGCATGCTTGAGTACGGGGTCAAGCCATCAATGGAGCACTATGGGTGCATGGTAGATTTACTCTGCCATGGTGGACAAGTAGAAGAGGCATATGAATTTGTTGAAACCATGCCTATTTTGCCGAATTCTATTATTTGGAGGACTCTACTTGTGGGGTGCAAGAACAATTGGATGCTGGACAAAGGAGAGAGAATTGCTGAGCGATTACTCGAACTAGAGCCGCTCAATGCTGAGAATTATGTGCTCCTCTCAAACTTGTATGCATCAAATCGACAGTGGGAGAAGGTTAGCTATGtgaggaagaaaatgaaggagaatGGCATTAAGGCCATGCCTGGTTGTAGCTCGATTGAGGTGGATGGCTTTGTGCATGAGTTTGTGATGGGTGATGAGTCGCACCCAGAAGCAAAGGACATAAGGGAAGTGTTGATGGACATATCTGAGCAGGTCCGCCTTGTGGGGCATGAGCCATGGACATCAACAGTTTTGCATGATGTGGgtgaagaggagaaagagagtgcCCTTTTCGAGCACAGTGAGAGGTTGGCCATTGCTTATGGGATGTTGAAGACAAAGGCACCTGTGGTGATTCGGGTGGTTAAGAACTTGAGGGTCTGTGGCGATTGCCATGAGGTGACCAAGATCATCAGCAAAGTGTACGGCCGGGAGATTATTGTTAGGGACCGAGTTCGGTTCCATCGGTTTATCAACGGAGGGTGTTCTTGTAAAGATTACTGGTGA